DNA from Rubripirellula lacrimiformis:
GAGCCATCGCTATGACGCCCGCCCCGATCGATGCCCGCGGCCGCGCTGCCGTGCTTCGAAAAATCGGTCACCCAGTGGATCTGTGCACTGTGCCGCTACCGTCCCTAGGCGACGGCGAAGTATTGGTCCGGATCGAATGCAGCACTCTGTGCGGCAGCGATCGACACACCGTCACCGGCGATCGCAACGAACCCATGCCGACGGTGTTGGGGCACGAAGCGATCGGCGTCGTCACCGAACTAGGCAGCCAACCACCGACCGACGTCCAAGGCACCCCACTGTCTATCGGCGACCGTGTCACGTGGTCATGCGCGGTATCGTGCTTTGACTGCGACCGATGCCACAATGGTCTGCCACAAAAATGCCGATCACTGATGAAATATGGGCACACGGTCGCAAAAGGACGTGACACCCTCAGCGGCGGGCTAGCGGATTTCATCTTACTGAAACAAGGATCTAGCATCGTTCAGCTGTCGCCCCACCTTCCCTGGCAGGTTGCCTGTCCGGCCAATTGCGCAACCGCCACGGTAGCCGCCGCGATGCGCACGGCCAAGTGTGGCAGGGGAGACCGCGTGTTGATCTTCGGTGCCGGCATGCTTGGGCTGAC
Protein-coding regions in this window:
- a CDS encoding zinc-binding dehydrogenase translates to MTPAPIDARGRAAVLRKIGHPVDLCTVPLPSLGDGEVLVRIECSTLCGSDRHTVTGDRNEPMPTVLGHEAIGVVTELGSQPPTDVQGTPLSIGDRVTWSCAVSCFDCDRCHNGLPQKCRSLMKYGHTVAKGRDTLSGGLADFILLKQGSSIVQLSPHLPWQVACPANCATATVAAAMRTAKCGRGDRVLIFGAGMLGLTATAMAHAAQAKSITVVDPVADRLARAKRFGATDTCQVGSSVTPPALADGSEGFDVILEFSGSATAVAAAVRVGDVGARIVLVGTVMPSDPVAMDPQRWVRNCLSMHGIHNYRPDDLVAAVRFLESQHATYPFASLIEESFSLADIDAALTCLIDQRPVRVAVIPDPASMNDTPNPIATLQADQNG